The following are encoded together in the Pirellulales bacterium genome:
- a CDS encoding CoA transferase encodes MPEPRLPLAGLKVLDLSRILAGPVCTQLLADLGADVVKVERPGLGDDTRQWGPPFLGAEGPSAYYLSCNRNKRSLALDLSHADSRPLLADLIRQADVLLENFLPDTLDKLGLRPERLRELNPGLVSCSISGFGRTGPLADVPGYDLVIQARSGLMSITGEPDGMPMKVGVAITDVITGLYAAVSILAGLHARERPGDPARDGMAFDLALADCTLASLVNVAQSALVTGKRPVRYGNAHPNIVPYEAFATADGHLVLAVGNDRQWQRFCQAAGRADLAGDERFATNPARVAAREALIPLVAEELARRTTRQWERLLTGADVPHAPVLSLDQTLADPQYAAREMIVDVVDTAGRNYKLLSTPVHWRDEPTREVKAPPALGAHTDEVLAEWLGRSREEIQTLRAAGAIA; translated from the coding sequence ATGCCCGAACCACGCTTGCCCCTGGCGGGTCTGAAGGTGCTGGATCTGTCGCGGATCCTGGCCGGACCGGTCTGTACGCAGTTGCTGGCCGATCTGGGGGCCGACGTGGTCAAGGTCGAACGGCCGGGGTTGGGAGACGACACGCGCCAGTGGGGGCCGCCGTTTCTCGGCGCCGAGGGGCCCAGCGCTTATTACCTCTCCTGCAATCGGAACAAGCGCTCGCTGGCGCTCGACCTCTCGCACGCCGACAGCAGACCGCTTCTGGCCGATCTCATCCGCCAGGCCGATGTGCTCCTCGAAAACTTTCTACCCGACACGCTCGACAAGCTCGGCCTGCGCCCCGAGCGTCTCCGCGAGCTCAACCCAGGCCTCGTCTCCTGCTCGATCTCGGGCTTTGGCCGCACGGGACCCCTGGCGGACGTGCCGGGCTATGACCTCGTGATCCAGGCCCGCTCCGGGCTCATGTCGATCACCGGCGAGCCGGACGGCATGCCCATGAAGGTCGGCGTCGCCATCACCGACGTCATCACGGGACTCTACGCCGCGGTGAGCATCCTGGCCGGGCTGCACGCGCGCGAGAGACCGGGCGATCCGGCCCGCGACGGGATGGCCTTCGACCTGGCGCTGGCCGATTGCACGCTGGCCAGCCTCGTCAACGTGGCGCAAAGCGCGCTCGTCACGGGCAAACGCCCGGTGCGCTACGGGAACGCTCATCCCAACATCGTGCCGTACGAGGCCTTCGCCACCGCCGATGGTCATCTCGTTTTGGCCGTGGGCAACGACCGGCAGTGGCAGCGATTCTGCCAAGCCGCCGGGCGGGCCGATCTGGCGGGTGACGAGCGTTTTGCGACGAACCCTGCCCGAGTCGCCGCGCGCGAGGCGTTGATTCCCCTCGTGGCCGAAGAATTGGCGCGCCGCACGACGCGCCAGTGGGAACGGCTGCTCACCGGGGCTGACGTCCCGCATGCCCCGGTGCTGTCGCTCGATCAGACTCTCGCCGATCCGCAGTACGCCGCGCGCGAGATGATCGTCGACGTGGTCGACACGGCGGGCCGCAATTACAAACTACTCTCCACACCAGTGCATTGGCGCGACGAACCCACCCGCGAGGTAAAGGCTCCCCCCGCGCTCGGCGCACACACTGACGAAGTGCTTGCCGAGTGGCTGGGGCGCTCGCGAGAAGAGATCCAAACGCTCCGCGCAGCGGGAGCCATCGCATGA